The stretch of DNA GATGGGGGCCGTGTCCGGCGTCGCCGTCGCGCTGTCGTCGTCCGCGCCGCCCGTCCCCAACGTCCCCGTGGCGGACACGTCGCCCGCGTTCCGGGTGATCGGCCACTCGCTGCCGCCGGAGCTGACCGGCGCCCGCTGGTTCACGGTGTGGAACTGGGACGTGGTGATGGCCGCCGCCGCAGCCGCCGGCCTGGTGGTGTACCTGCGCTGGGTGTGGCGGCTGCGCCGGCGCGGCGACCGCTGGCCCGTCGGTCGGACCGCCGCCTGGGTCACCGCGATGGTCGTCTTCGTCTGGACGACGTCCGGCGGCCCGAACGCCTACGGGCACGTGCTGTTCAGCGCGCACATGGTGCAGCACATGGTCCTGGCGACGGTGGTGCCGGTGTTCCTGGCCCTGTCGGCGCCGGTGTCGCTCGCGTTGCGCGCGCTGCCGGCCCGGTCCACCCGGCTCGCCGGCGACACGTCCCGCGGTCCCCGCGAGTGGATCCTGGTGCTGGTGCACAGCCGGGTCGGCCGGTTCTTCGCGAACCCGGTGGTCGCGGCGGCGAACTTCGTCGCCTCGATGATCGTCTTCTACTACAGCGGCGTGTTCGAGTGGTCGCTGCGGACCACCGAGGGCCACCTGTTCATGGTGGTGCACTTCTCGCTGGTCGGGTACCTGTTCGCCAACGCGCTGATCGGTGTGGACCCCGGTCCGCAGCGTCCCGGCTACCCGCAGCGGCTGCTGCTGCTGTTCGCGACGATGGGGTTCCACGCCTTCTTCGGCATCTCGCTGATGAGCGGCGACGGGCTGCTGGTGGCCGACTGGTTCGGCCTGCTCGGCCGGCCGTGGGGACCGAGTGCGATCGCCGATCAGCAGGCCGGTGGCGGCATCGCGTGGGGGATCGGCGAGCTGCCCACGTTGGCGCTGGCCATCGCGGTGGCGGTCGCTTGGGCGCGCGACGACGAGCGGCTGGCCCGACGCCGCGACCGGCAGGTGGACCGGACCGGCGACACCGAGATGGACGAGTACAACGCGATGCTCGCGCGGCTGGCGGGCCGCGACGCACCACATGACGAACCGCAGGGGGAGACGGACCGATGACCTCGCAGACCGACAGCCAGCTCGGCGATCTCGACCAGTACGTGGCGCTGCCGCGCCTGTCCGGCCTGCGCCTCTCACCGGACGGCACGCGCCTGGTCACCGCCGTCGCCACCCTGGACACCAAGGGCACCCGGTACGTCACCGCCCTGTGGGAGGTGGACCCGAGCGGCGCCCGGCCGGCTCGTCGCCTCACCCGCAGCGGCCGCGGCGAGTCGAGTGCGGCGTTCACGCCGGACGGCGACCTGCTGTTCACCTCCGCCCGCCCCGACCCGGACGCCGAGTCTGGCAAGGACGGGTCCGATGACGACGTCGCGGCGCTGTGGCTGCTGCCGCACGACGGTGCCGAGGCCCGCGTGGTGGCCCATCGGCACTCCGGCCTGGGCGACGTGCACGTCGCGGCCGACGCCGGGGTGCTGCTGGTCGCGTCCGACGTGCTGCCGACGGCGCAGGACGCCGCCGACGACGAGAAGCTGCGCACCGAGCGCAAGGACGCCAAGGTGGCGGCGATCCTGCACGACTCGTACCCGGTCCGGTACTGGGACCACGACCTCGGACCGCAGTCGCCGCACTGGTTCGTCGGACGTGTCACGCCCGGGCTGGTCGCACCCGCCGCCGGTGTCGCCGAGCCACGTGTGGAGCTGACGGACGTCACGCCGGCCGCGCGCGCGGCGCTCGTCGAGCAGCGCGGCGACGTCACGCCGGACGGGACGACGGTGGTCACCACCTGGGCCGTTCCGGTGCGCGCGGCGGAGGTGCGCACGCAGCTGGTGGCGATCGACGTCGCCTCCGGTGAGCGGCGGGTGCTGGTGGCGGACGAGGGCTTCGACGTCCTCGACCCGGTGGTGTCGCCGGACGGCCGGTGGGTGGCGTTCGGCCGCGAGACGATCTCGACGCCGCTGCGGGCGCCGCGGGTGGACCTCGCCGTGGTTCCGGTCGCGGGTGGCCCGGTGCGGCCGCTCACCGACGGCTGGGACCGGTGGCCGTCCGGTGCGGTGTGGCTGCCGGGCTCGGACGGGCTGCTCGTGGTGGCCGACGACGACGGCCGTGGGCCGGTGTTCCACGTCGACCTCGCGTCCGGCGCGGTGCGCCGCGTGACGTCCGACGCCGCCGCCTTCAGCGACCTGCAGGTGGCCCCCGACGGTGCGACGGCCTACGCGCTGCGCTCGTCGTACACGGCCCCGCCGCACGCCGTCCGCATCGACCTCGCCCGCGCCGCCGCCACCGGCGCCCCGGTCGCCGCCGAACCGCTCCCCGGGCCGGCGCCGCTCCCCGAGCTGCCGGGACGCCTCGAGGAGCTCCGGGTCCCGGCCGCCGACGGCACGCCGCTGCGCGCCTGGCTGGCCCTGCCGCACACCGCCGGCCCGGACCGCCCGGCGCCGCTGCTGCTGTGGATCCACGGCGGTCCGCTCGGCACGTGGAACGCCTGGTCGTGGCGCTGGAACCCGTGGCTGCTGGTCGCCCACGGCTACGCGGTGGTGCTCCCCGACCCGGGGCTGTCCACCGGGTACGGGCAGGAGTTCGTGCAGCGGGGCTGGGGTGCCTGGGGTGCCGAGCCGTTCACGGACCTGATGACCGTCACCGACGCGGTGGTGGCGCGGGCGGACGTGGACGCGTCGCGGACGGCCGCGATGGGCGGCTCGTTCGGCGGGTACATGGCCAACTGGGTGGCCGGGCACACCGACCGGTTCCGGGCGATCGTCAGCCACGCCGGCCTGTGGGCGCTCGACCAGTTCGGCCCCACCACGGACGCCGCGTACTACTGGCAGCGCGAGATGACCCCGCAGATGACGGCGGACAACTCCCCGCACGCGTCCGTCGGCGCGATCACCACCCCGATGCTGGTGATCCACGGCGACAAGGACTATCGCGTGCCGGTCGGCGAGGCGCTGCGCCTCTGGTACCAGCTGCTGTCGTCGTCGGCCCTCGCCGCGGACGACGACGGCCGCACGCCCCACCGGTTCCTCTACTTCCCGGACGAGAACCACTGGGTGCTGTCGCCGCGCAACGCGACCGTCTGGTACGGCACCGTGCTGGCGTTCCTCTCCGAGCACGTCCTCGGCGAGCCGACCCCGTACCCCCGCCTGCTCGGCTGACCCAGGCGGTCCGGGCGCGGCCGCGCAGCTGTGCGGACGGTCCCGGCTCGGCGTGCGGGCCTTCCGACCTCGGGTGACACTGGCAGCGCCCGGGCCAGACCCGGACGAGGAGAAGGAGCGCACATGTACATCGGAGGCGGCATCACGCTGCTGGTGATCGGCGCGATCCTGTCGTTCGGCGTCCGGGACAGCATCTCCGGCGTGAACCTCACGGTGATCGGCTACATCCTGATGGCGGCGGGCGTCCTGGCGATCATCCTGTCGATCATCTTCAACGCCCAGCGCACCAACACCACGCACCGCGAGGTGATCGAGCGGCACGACGACCGTCCGCTGCCGCCCGTCTGACCAGCGCACGGACCGGCGGCCCGTCGATATGCCCCCGCTCGGGGCATTCGACGGTTCCGCGGCCACGCCGGAGCGGGTGACATCGGCCGGACCTCACCCGGTGGCCCCTCGTGAGCGGTCTTCGGCACCCGCGATCATGGACACGTGGTCCAGTGGCTCACCGCTGAGGACGCGCGCGAGCAGGGTCCGCCCGCGGCGCGTTCCGCAGGCGTGCCCGAGCTGGCCACGGCCGCGAAGCGGCTGGGCTACGCCGCGAGCCTGGACGAGGTCGGCACCGTCGCGACGGTGTGCGCCAAGGAGGTCCTCGCCGCCCAGCACGCCGCGCTGCTGCGCATCGAGCAGCAGACCTGCCGCGTGCTCGCCGTCGCGCCCGGTCTGCGGGACACCCGCGAGATCGACATGTCCCGTGCCGAGTTCCGGGCCGAGGACCGGCCGGCGCTGAACAGCCTGATCCGCGACCGTCTCCCGTGGGTGGCCAGCGCGTACGACGAGGACGGCACCCCGTTCCCGCCCGGTGACCCGCGTGCGGGCGACGAGGTGGAGGTGGAGACGCTGCTCGCGCTCGGCGCCGCCGCCGCGATGGCCGTCCCCGTCGAGGTGAACGGCACCGTGTGGGGCGAGGTGTACGTCACCCGCAACGCACCCGGAGAACGGTTCGGGCCCACCGAGCTCGCGGCGGCGACCGTGCTGGCCGGCCTCGTCGGGGGTGCCGTGGCCCGGGTGGACCTCGAGGCGCAGGTGCGGCACCTGGTCGCCGACGACCCGCTGACGGGTCTGGTGAACCGGCGGATCGCCGATGCCGCCGCCGAGCACGCCCTCGCCTCCGGGGGCGAGACGTGCATCGTCATGTGCGACGTCGACGGCCTCAAGCGGGTCAACGACGAGCTGGGCCACGACGCCGGCGACGACCTGCTCCGTGCCGTGGCCGACGTGCTCCGCCGCATCTCCGAGGGCCTGCCCGGTGCGACCGCCGCCCGGCTCGGTGGCGACGAGTTCTGCGTGATCACGTCCGGCCACCCGCTGGCGACGGTGCGCGAGGTGACCGCCCGCACGGTCGACACGTTCCCGCTGCCGCACGCCGCCACCCTGTCGTTCGGCATCTCGTCCACTGCCATCGCTGGCGCGGTCCCGGCCAGCCAGCTGTTCCGCCGCGCCGACCAGGCGCAGTACCGCGCCAAGCGGGCACACGCACGGGTGCGGGCGGCCGCCGGACCGGTGACCGCCGACCCTGCGGTGACGGCGGAGCGCCTGGTGGTGAGCGTGTCGGCGGCGCTCGCCGACGTGCGGGGTGGACCGGTGGCTCGGCTGTGCGCGCTGGCGGCCGCGGCGGCGGACACCCTCGGCGCCGGCGAGTGGGCCGTGCTGCGGCGGCGGGACGACGACGAGTCGGCGGACACGGTGGCCCGCGGTGGCGACGACGGCAGCAGGGGCGAGCACGTCCGCCTCGAGGCGGCGTACGGCACGTGGCTGATCGAGGTGTCCGCGTCGGCGACCGCCGCGATCGCCGAACCGGTGCCGACCACGCTCACGGCGCTCACGGCGCTCGCGGTGGTCGGCGCCGCCTGACGGTCCGGCCGGTCCTCAGCCCAGCAGCGGCAGCGTCAGCACGTCGGGCGCACCGGCCTCGAGCCGTACCGGCACGCCCCAGTCCTGGCTGGCCAGGTGACACGCCGGGTACTCGATCGCCGGGTCGGCGTCGCAGGACGCGGCCTGCGCGGTCACGTGCAGCACGCCCTCGCCGACGACGGGGTCGAGCGTGAGCACCCTGGTCAGCGGCACGTCGTCACCCGCGCCGTCGAGCAGCAGCCCGGCGGGGGACGACGAGACGCGCAGCCGCGTCGACGGCCCGTACCGGTCGTCCTGCTTCTGACCAGGGGCGGGGGTGAAGACGACGTCCAGCCGCACCTGTCCCGGTGCGAGGACGGTCACGGGCCGCTGGGTGCGGTGCGCACCGTCGTCGACCCGCCGGCCGACCCCCGCCGGCAGCGGCACGCGGACCAGCCGGTGGACGGCGGACTCGACGACCAGCAGCTGCGGTGCCGAGGCGTCGTCGGCCAGCACGACGAGCCCGCTCGGCTCGGCCAGTCCCGTGGCGACGGTGCTGACCTCCTCGGTGACGGCGTCGTACCGGCGGATCGCACCGTTGTACGTGTCGGCGACCAGCACGGTGCCGTCCGGCAGCGTGGCGACGCCGAGCGGGTGCTGCAGTCGGGCCTGTGCGGCAGGACCGTCCACGTGACCGAAGTCGAACAGCCCCTCGCCGACCAGCGTGCGCACCCTGCCGCCCTCCACCACGCGCAGCGCCGAGGTCTCGGAGTCCGCGACCCAGAGCCGTCCGCCCTCGTCCACCGCCAGGCCTGAGGGCTGGGCGAACCACGCCTCACGGGCGGGCCCGTCCAGCAGCCCCTCGGTCATGGTGCCGGCGGCGTGCCGCACGGTCCCGGCCACCGGGTCGAACGCCCACAGGGTGTGGTGCCCGGCCATCGCCACGGCGAACGCCTGCCACGGCTCGAACCACACGACGTCCCACGGCGACGACAGCCGCACGCCCGTCGCGGGCCCGTCGTACCCGACACCGCGCCGGTCCGCGCCGGCCGCTCCGCCGCCCAGCACGCCCTCCACCACGTTGTCCGGGGCGCCGACCAGGAACTGCGTCCCGGTACCGGCCACCGTGGTCACCGTCCCGTCGGACAGCCGCACGCCGCGCAGCACGTGGTTGGCGGTGTCCGCCACGAGCACCTCCCAGCCCACCGTCGCCCGCAGGCCCTCCGGCAGCAGGGCCAGCCCGTTCGGCTCGGCGAAGCGCGCCTCGTCGGGACCGCCGTCCACGAGTCCGCGCGTGCCGACGCCGATCCGCCGCACCAGCGTCTCGCCATCCGCCTCCAGCTCCGCGAGCCCGTGGTGCCCGGCGTCCGCCACCAGCAGGTGCCCGTCGGGCAGCACGATCGCTCGCGCCGGGAACCGGAGCGTCCCGGGCTCCGGCTCCGGGATCACCACCGGCCCGTCGCCGCGGCGCAGCGTGCCCTTCGCCTCGTGCTCGGTCACCAGCTCGCCGACCAGCGCCTCGAGGTTGTGCGCGTGCCCCTCGCCGGCCAGCTGCGCGACGACGTACCCCTCGGGGTCGATCACCACCAGCGTCGGCCAGGCGCGGGCCGTGTACGCCTGCCACGTGACCAGCTCGGGGTCGTCCAGCACCGGGTGGTGCACCTCGTACCGCTGCACGGCGGCCGCGAGGGCCGCCGGATCGGCCTCGTGCACGAACTTCGGCGAGTGCACCCCGACGGTCACCAGCACGTCCGAGAACCGCGCCTCGAGGTCCCGCAGCTCGTCCAGGACGTGCAGGCAGTTGATGCAGCAGAACGTCCAGAAGTCGAGCACCACCACCTTGCCCCGCAGGTCCGCGAGGGTGACCGTCCGTCCCCCGGTGTTCAGCCACCCGCGCCCGACGAGCTCGGACGCACGGACACGGGGCAGACGGGCGGTGCTGGTGCTCACGGCACAAGTCAACAGGACGCCGCGACGTCCTCATCCCCGCCGAGGCGCACCGCATGCTGCGGCCGCTGCGGTCGGCGGCACCGGGGGCCCTGCGGTCGGCGCTGCGTGTCGTATCCAGGGGTGGCGTACCTCTTTCCGGTGTACGCCCCGTGTGCGTACACCAGGCGTACATCCGAAAACCGGTCCCCATCCCCGTTCGGGTCTCCGCCGAGATGGTGACCCGGTGCGTTCCGGACCGTGACGAGCGCTCGCATCGGGTGCGTTCGTCGCGGCCCTGGCGTGGTTCGCCTGTCAGATCGCACTCGCGACCAGTGCCGGCGACTCCGTGAGTGCGGCGATGCGAGCGGCCCAGGCCGGTGCAGCCGGCGTCGGCTCCTCCCGGGATCTGTGACGCGCGGCATAGGTGTGCCTACACTCGCCCCGCCGACGACGAGGTCGAGGAGGCGGTGTGACCCGACGCGCAGCGGGTGCCGACCCGGGCCGGTCCCCGCTCCCGACCGAGACGAGCCGGTCCACAGCGGCCGAGCCGACCTCGAGGCTGCGCGACGCGCACGAGCGATTCGTCAGCACCGGTAGCGCGCCGGCTCGGCTGGTCCGACGGGTCGTCGTCGACTCGTGGCGGCGCAGCGCACGCATCGGCATCGACCCGGACCGGGTCAGCGCGCCGGTGGACCTGTCGGACCCCGAGCTGGCGGCGGTCCGCCGGTCCCATCCGCTGGCGGCCGGCATCCCGACGGCCCGCCGGCTGCTGCTGCAGCCCGACGCCGGCTGGGTCGCGGCGCTGACGGACCACACCGGCCGGCTGCTGTGGGTCGAGGGGGACCGGTCGGTGCGGCGGTCGATCGAGCAGATCGGGTTCGTCGAGGGCGGGGTGTGGCGGGAGGACACCGCCGGCACCAACGCCCCCGGCACCGCGTTGGCCACCGATGCCGAGGTGCAGGTGGTCGGTGCGGAGCACTGGGCGCGGTCCGTGCACCCGTGGAGCTGCGCGGCGGCACCGGTGCACGCGCCGGACGGCCGGGTGGTCGGTGTGCTGGACGTCACCGGGGGACCGGCGGCGGGTACGCCGATGGCGATGTCCCTGGTCAGGGCGACCGCGGCGGTACTCGAGGCGGGGCTCGCGGCACTGCCCGCGGGCGGACGCCTGCCGGGTGGAGCGGGTGCGGGCCTGGGTGCGCAGCCGGTGGACGTGCACGAGCCGCGGCTGCAGGTGCTCGGCGCGCACGCCGGGGTGCTGCACCTGCCCGTGGACGCCGGGGGTGGGCGCGTGCGGCTGTCCCGCCGGCACACCGAGATCCTGCTGCTGCTCGCCGAGCACCCCGCGGGGCTGTCCGGTGACGAGCTGGCCGTGCTGCTGTCCGAGGACGAGCTCTCGGACGTCACCGTGCGGGCCGAGGTGTCGCGGCTGCGCCGTGCCGTCGGACCGCTGCTGTCCGAGTCGCGCCCGTACCGGCTGACCCGCGCCCTGCGCACCGACACCGACACGGTGCGGGACGCGCTGGCACTGGGGGACACCGCCGCCGCGCTCGCCGCCTATGCCGGGCCGGTGCTGCCGCGGTCGGAGGCGCCGGGCGTCGACCGGGTGCGTGCCGACCTGTCCACCGACGTGCGGGCGGCGGTGCTCGCCTCGCGGGACGCGGAACTGCTGTGCCGGTGGGTCGCGTCCGACGAGGGCGCCGACGACTGGGCCGTCTGGCGTGCGCTGGCGGCGTGCACCCCGTCGGGGT from Cellulomonas sp. NTE-D12 encodes:
- a CDS encoding bifunctional copper resistance protein CopD/cytochrome c oxidase assembly protein yields the protein MLTRRPVVAVRGLAVLGAVAVVAVLVAVSFSGAAAATALADPGAAVRWGLPVVDVLTDLAVAVTLGALALVIGIVPRRAAVEAHPERRSTAPGGTAAVGAAWPAGTTVTAVAAGVWTVLAVVRVVLTYAQVSGSPVDLGSSGAQLWLFVTQVDLGRAYAGIVLVAAAVTALALVVGTPTGAGWTGALALVALWMQSGTGHASGAAHHEVATEALLLHLLGAAVWIGALAALALLARRLGTDLPVAVRRYSVVAGWCLAAVGVSGLVNGFIRVGGWSDLGTRYGLLLITKAVLLVALGALGLAHRRATIPHLSAGAGAAFARLVLVELAVMGAVSGVAVALSSSAPPVPNVPVADTSPAFRVIGHSLPPELTGARWFTVWNWDVVMAAAAAAGLVVYLRWVWRLRRRGDRWPVGRTAAWVTAMVVFVWTTSGGPNAYGHVLFSAHMVQHMVLATVVPVFLALSAPVSLALRALPARSTRLAGDTSRGPREWILVLVHSRVGRFFANPVVAAANFVASMIVFYYSGVFEWSLRTTEGHLFMVVHFSLVGYLFANALIGVDPGPQRPGYPQRLLLLFATMGFHAFFGISLMSGDGLLVADWFGLLGRPWGPSAIADQQAGGGIAWGIGELPTLALAIAVAVAWARDDERLARRRDRQVDRTGDTEMDEYNAMLARLAGRDAPHDEPQGETDR
- a CDS encoding alpha/beta fold hydrolase, whose protein sequence is MTSQTDSQLGDLDQYVALPRLSGLRLSPDGTRLVTAVATLDTKGTRYVTALWEVDPSGARPARRLTRSGRGESSAAFTPDGDLLFTSARPDPDAESGKDGSDDDVAALWLLPHDGAEARVVAHRHSGLGDVHVAADAGVLLVASDVLPTAQDAADDEKLRTERKDAKVAAILHDSYPVRYWDHDLGPQSPHWFVGRVTPGLVAPAAGVAEPRVELTDVTPAARAALVEQRGDVTPDGTTVVTTWAVPVRAAEVRTQLVAIDVASGERRVLVADEGFDVLDPVVSPDGRWVAFGRETISTPLRAPRVDLAVVPVAGGPVRPLTDGWDRWPSGAVWLPGSDGLLVVADDDGRGPVFHVDLASGAVRRVTSDAAAFSDLQVAPDGATAYALRSSYTAPPHAVRIDLARAAATGAPVAAEPLPGPAPLPELPGRLEELRVPAADGTPLRAWLALPHTAGPDRPAPLLLWIHGGPLGTWNAWSWRWNPWLLVAHGYAVVLPDPGLSTGYGQEFVQRGWGAWGAEPFTDLMTVTDAVVARADVDASRTAAMGGSFGGYMANWVAGHTDRFRAIVSHAGLWALDQFGPTTDAAYYWQREMTPQMTADNSPHASVGAITTPMLVIHGDKDYRVPVGEALRLWYQLLSSSALAADDDGRTPHRFLYFPDENHWVLSPRNATVWYGTVLAFLSEHVLGEPTPYPRLLG
- a CDS encoding DUF6458 family protein encodes the protein MYIGGGITLLVIGAILSFGVRDSISGVNLTVIGYILMAAGVLAIILSIIFNAQRTNTTHREVIERHDDRPLPPV
- a CDS encoding GGDEF domain-containing protein: MVQWLTAEDAREQGPPAARSAGVPELATAAKRLGYAASLDEVGTVATVCAKEVLAAQHAALLRIEQQTCRVLAVAPGLRDTREIDMSRAEFRAEDRPALNSLIRDRLPWVASAYDEDGTPFPPGDPRAGDEVEVETLLALGAAAAMAVPVEVNGTVWGEVYVTRNAPGERFGPTELAAATVLAGLVGGAVARVDLEAQVRHLVADDPLTGLVNRRIADAAAEHALASGGETCIVMCDVDGLKRVNDELGHDAGDDLLRAVADVLRRISEGLPGATAARLGGDEFCVITSGHPLATVREVTARTVDTFPLPHAATLSFGISSTAIAGAVPASQLFRRADQAQYRAKRAHARVRAAAGPVTADPAVTAERLVVSVSAALADVRGGPVARLCALAAAAADTLGAGEWAVLRRRDDDESADTVARGGDDGSRGEHVRLEAAYGTWLIEVSASATAAIAEPVPTTLTALTALAVVGAA
- a CDS encoding redoxin domain-containing protein, translating into MSTSTARLPRVRASELVGRGWLNTGGRTVTLADLRGKVVVLDFWTFCCINCLHVLDELRDLEARFSDVLVTVGVHSPKFVHEADPAALAAAVQRYEVHHPVLDDPELVTWQAYTARAWPTLVVIDPEGYVVAQLAGEGHAHNLEALVGELVTEHEAKGTLRRGDGPVVIPEPEPGTLRFPARAIVLPDGHLLVADAGHHGLAELEADGETLVRRIGVGTRGLVDGGPDEARFAEPNGLALLPEGLRATVGWEVLVADTANHVLRGVRLSDGTVTTVAGTGTQFLVGAPDNVVEGVLGGGAAGADRRGVGYDGPATGVRLSSPWDVVWFEPWQAFAVAMAGHHTLWAFDPVAGTVRHAAGTMTEGLLDGPAREAWFAQPSGLAVDEGGRLWVADSETSALRVVEGGRVRTLVGEGLFDFGHVDGPAAQARLQHPLGVATLPDGTVLVADTYNGAIRRYDAVTEEVSTVATGLAEPSGLVVLADDASAPQLLVVESAVHRLVRVPLPAGVGRRVDDGAHRTQRPVTVLAPGQVRLDVVFTPAPGQKQDDRYGPSTRLRVSSSPAGLLLDGAGDDVPLTRVLTLDPVVGEGVLHVTAQAASCDADPAIEYPACHLASQDWGVPVRLEAGAPDVLTLPLLG
- a CDS encoding helix-turn-helix domain-containing protein, giving the protein MTRRAAGADPGRSPLPTETSRSTAAEPTSRLRDAHERFVSTGSAPARLVRRVVVDSWRRSARIGIDPDRVSAPVDLSDPELAAVRRSHPLAAGIPTARRLLLQPDAGWVAALTDHTGRLLWVEGDRSVRRSIEQIGFVEGGVWREDTAGTNAPGTALATDAEVQVVGAEHWARSVHPWSCAAAPVHAPDGRVVGVLDVTGGPAAGTPMAMSLVRATAAVLEAGLAALPAGGRLPGGAGAGLGAQPVDVHEPRLQVLGAHAGVLHLPVDAGGGRVRLSRRHTEILLLLAEHPAGLSGDELAVLLSEDELSDVTVRAEVSRLRRAVGPLLSESRPYRLTRALRTDTDTVRDALALGDTAAALAAYAGPVLPRSEAPGVDRVRADLSTDVRAAVLASRDAELLCRWVASDEGADDWAVWRALAACTPSGSAAHLRAVARLHAVEQRLG